Proteins from a single region of Trichoderma asperellum chromosome 3, complete sequence:
- a CDS encoding uncharacterized protein (EggNog:ENOG41): protein MTQVIMTSLPRPITTLFISERLVYRSVQMSDLDTFYQIISEPGCMEMGHPFIPRPPIQKSMDDFVESYQKKALIFVFICLQEKLENGNVTAGNQLGLSIWPRHRSKLKKITVLPTLLSGFPEEYRGKGYGEEATKWAVDWAFNYAGVHRIELWSYSFNETAIRLWGKVGFKLEGRKRENVWFQRRWFDTLLYSILEQEWEENQRFDKKSMKA, encoded by the coding sequence ATGACTCAAGTCATTATGACTTCTTTGCCGCGGCCTATTACCACCCTTTTCATATCTGAAAGGCTGGTCTATCGCAGCGTGCAGATGTCTGACTTGGATACCTTCTATCAAATCATCAGCGAACCTGGGTGTATGGAAATGGGTCACCCGTTTATTCCCCGTCCACCAATCCAAAAGTCAATGGATGACTTTGTCGAGTCGTACCAAAAGAAAGCTTTGATCTTTGTTTTCATCTGTTTGCAGGAAAAGTTAGAGAATGGGAATGTCACGGCGGGCAACCAATTGGGTCTCTCAATATGGCCCCGCCATCGCTCCAAGTTAAAGAAGATCACCGTTCTACCAACTTTGCTATCTGGCTTTCCAGAGGAATACCGTGGTAAAGGCTATGGTGAAGAAGCTACTAAATGGGCTGTGGACTGGGCATTTAATTATGCTGGTGTGCACCGTATTGAACTCTGGTCCTACAGCTTCAACGAGACAGCAATACGGCTATGGGGAAAAGTTGGATTCAAATTGGAAGGCAGAAAACGAGAAAACGTGTGGTTTCAGCGTAGATGGTTTGATACTCTGCTATATTCCATTCTTGAACAGGAATGGGAGGAAAATCAGAGATttgataaaaaaagtatgaaAGCATAG
- a CDS encoding uncharacterized protein (EggNog:ENOG41~TransMembrane:1 (i12-34o)): MAQKRLYEMLPCFFYLNFSTFCMLILASMCHIGASAPLNNRNGEERGCSRSVSATYDVIIYGSTPAALVAAIQTTRMNKTVAIVSPTNHIGGMLVSGLGWTDSKNGNAIGGIAREFFNRVYNYYQSSSAWTHGTRAQYISQNIAAQPGPAIDQSNQVQWTFEAHIAEQILEDWVEELNITIFRNETLVASTDSVILKNNRIESIKTLSGQVYDALMFIDASYEGDFMAAAGIPYILGRESRADFGESLAGVQIAADNNYQGMSPYVTEGDSTSGLIHGIDRVLTATEAQQLNGTADNLRLQAFNYRISLTQQSDNLVPFSQPDDYDEGSYEILFRYIEAGDATLPFFTSQFMPNEKTDSNSNGQVSTDFLGGNYDTVKQTNYIEQSLEQRQIIANNYKTYTQGFFWTLANHPRVPATIRNATSAWGYAKDEWTSNGNWPYDIYIREARRMQGNYTMTQNDVQSPKGFGTDSIIGLGSYTMDVHEAERIVIGSAVQNEGLVHVPVANPFPIPFGSIIPSSDSITNFLNPVTMSGTHVAFAAIRLEPTYMIMGQSAATAAVLAIEQCVNIQNVDRQALSDRLEADKQILSL, translated from the coding sequence ATGGCACAAAAGCGACTGTATGAAATGCTACCatgcttcttttatttaaattttagcactTTCTGTATGTTAATTCTTGCATCGATGTGTCATATCGGCGCTTCTGCCCCTCTAAACAACCGAaacggagaagaaagaggctgCTCCCGGTCTGTATCAGCGACATACGATGTTATAATATACGGGTCAACCCCAGCTGCGCTTGTAGCCGCCATCCAGACAACGCGTATGAATAAGACCGTTGCAATTGTATCTCCGACTAACCATATTGGCGGCATGCTGGTGTCTGGCCTTGGTTGGACGGATTCCAAAAATGGCAATGCTATCGGTGGTATCGCAAGAGAGTTTTTTAATCGGGTATACAACTACTATCAATCCAGTTCTGCATGGACTCATGGGACAAGAGCACAATATATCAGTCAGAATATAGCTGCTCAGCCAGGGCCAGCAATAGACCAAAGCAACCAAGTACAGTGGACTTTCGAGGCCCATATCGCTGAGCAGATATTGGAAGACTGGGTTGAAGAGTTGAACATAACAATTTTTCGGAATGAGACACTTGTGGCGTCGACTGATAGTGTGATACTAAAAAATAACCGGATTGAGTCTATCAAAACCTTGTCAGGTCAAGTTTATGATGCATTAATGTTTATAGACGCCAGTTATGAAGGTGATTTTATGGCTGCGGCCGGCATTCCATACATACTAGGCCGTGAAAGCCGGGCAGACTTTGGGGAATCTTTGGCCGGAGTGCAAATCGCAGCAGACAACAACTATCAGGGAATGTCTCCGTACGTTACTGAGGGAGACTCCACTAGCGGCCTTATTCATGGAATCGACCGTGTTCTTACAGCCACAGAGGCTCAGCAGTTGAATGGTACTGCCGATAATCTTCGACTTCAAGCATTCAATTATCGGATTAGCTTAACGCAGCAATCTGACAACTTAGTGCCCTTTTCTCAACCAGATGATTACGACGAAGGTTCCTATGAGATTTTATTCCGCTATATCGAAGCAGGCGACGCTACGCTTCCATTTTTCACATCGCAGTTTATGCCGAATGAAAAAACAGACAGTAACTCAAATGGACAAGTTAGCACCGATTTCTTGGGCGGAAATTATGACACAGTCAAGCAAACAAATTACATTGAACAGAGTTTGGAACAACGGCAAATAATCGCCAACAATTATAAAACGTACACTCAAGGCTTTTTTTGGACGCTGGCAAACCACCCCAGAGTACCTGCAACAATTAGGAATGCAACAAGTGCATGGGGCTATGCTAAAGACGAGTGGACAAGTAATGGAAATTGGCCATATGACATTTACATACGAGAAGCAAGACGCATGCAGGGAAACTATACTATGACGCAAAACGATGTACAGAGCCCCAAGGGATTCGGTACAGATAGTATTATTGGTCTTGGATCCTACACTATGGACGTTCACGAGGCAGAAAGAATAGTCATCGGGTCTGCAGTTCAGAATGAGGGACTGGTTCATGTCCCAGTGGCGAATCCTTTCCCCATTCCATTCGGCAGCATTATTCCTTCCTCGGACTCTATTACTAACTTTCTGAATCCTGTTACAATGAGCGGTACTCACGTGGCGTTTGCGGCCATCCGACTGGAGCCAACATATATGATAATGGGACAGAGTGCAGCGACGGCTGCTGTGTTGGCGATTGAACAGTGTGTAAACATACAAAATGTTGACAGGCAAGCGCTGAGCGACCGATTGGAGGCAGATAAGCAAATACTGTCTCTGTGA